One window from the genome of Trichoplusia ni isolate ovarian cell line Hi5 chromosome 13, tn1, whole genome shotgun sequence encodes:
- the LOC113500255 gene encoding liprin-alpha-1 isoform X6 yields the protein MWNMMCDVMPTISEDSISQRSSQLSGEDANFEQLMVSMLDERDKLVESLRETQERLGDSELRLKEVEKERDSLHRQIAANLPQEFATLTKELNQAREQLLEREEEISELKAERNNTRLLLEHLECLVSRHERSLRMTVVKRQAAAQSGVSSEVEVLKALKSLFEHHKALDEKVRERLRVALERNTALEEELALTKEELQQYKSSQDDKPKENGTVPTGSPDQNGEQQTPKSAELSSWQRRVAELNNKVSELEDRLTKGEKELAKKQDECAKLQRDLRENVAQKEDQEERITTLEKRYLNAQRESTSLHDLNEKLEQELNHKQAQLKLQEEKIAAIEEKLELSTQKLAQMSSLPEMEEQLKARMEALNQCALGAQAQERHGSAEDRIQRLEASVDDKNAELMRLNQRLRMNEEHNTRLSATVDKLLSESNDRLQVHLKERMHALDEKNALTQELEKTRKYADELLAEKQEILKELAKWRMETEQLKRQMLEQEIAFNIQQTDALTRSLSPAAQPQPPPGLFQPKLDGSWEKLQQAHVLANVQQPFDVSSDAENEESDGGVEGGHTDAAALALMLQEQLDAINTEIRLIQEEKQTTEARAEELESRDVYKRVWCGQVGSYEHMNVVSRRGDSPPLAASPSRALPPHQPHQPHQPHLLPHAQHHLAAHHKYHTLQLCEEGGGVVSGGEGAESPLTARSLRLERAARAIHAERDRLRTHYQPPYDANISSSSSQESLGGMASSLGGGMASTWGGQGGGARAGAASAASIASMHQQKKRGIKSSLGRFFSKKEKAGMPLQQGQSPRSLSSVSSLGLSSLADDSAISDAMTPHAPMSHAPMQHQDYARTKSKDRDYRHELLGEAMRAGTPFALWNGPTVVAWLELWVGMPAWYVAACRANVKSGAIMSALSDQEIQREIGISNPLHRLKLRLAIQEMVSLTSPSAPRGTACAALAFGDMNHEWIGNVWLPSLGLPQYRTTFMECLVDARMLEHLTKRDLRTQLKMLDSFHRTSLHFGVACLKRVGYSVRALEERRRAAEHCARDVLVWTNERLQRWLAAINLKEYANNLSESGVHGALIALDDNFDANSMALALQIPTQNTQARQILELEFSSLLASGTERSARLPHDHAAS from the exons GAATTCGCGACTCTTACGAAAGAGCTCAACCAGGCCCGGGAACAGCTCCTCGAGCGGGAGGAGGAGATATCAGAGCTAAAAGCCGAGAGGAACAACACCAGA TTACTATTAGAGCACCTAGAATGCCTAGTGTCGCGGCACGAGCGCTCGCTGCGCATGACCGTGGTCAAGCGGCAGGCGGCCGCGCAGTCGGGGGTCTCCTCCGAAGTCGAGGTGCTCAAGGCGCTCAAGAGTCTCTTCGAACACCACAAGGCGCTCGACGAAAAG GTTCGAGAAAGGTTGCGTGTTGCGTTAGAACGAAACACGGCGCTGGAGGAGGAACTAGCTTTAACTAAAGAGGAG TTACAGCAATACAAGTCATCACAAGACGACAAGCCCAAAGAGAACGGCACCGTGCCCACCGGCTCGCCCGACCAGAACGGCGAGCAGCAGACGCCCAAG TCAGCAGAGCTGAGCTCGTGGCAGCGCCGCGTGGCCGAGCTGAACAACAAGGTGTCCGAGCTCGAGGACCGCCTCACCAAGGGCGAGAAGGAGCTCGCCAAGAAGCAGGACGAGTGCGCCAAGCTGCAGCGGGACCTCAGGGAGAACGTCGCGCAGAAGGAAGACCAG GAGGAGCGAATAACGACACTCGAGAAGCGGTATCTGAACGCGCAGCGCGAGTCCACCTCGCTGCACGACCTCAACGAGAAGTTGGAGCAAGAGCTGAACCACAAGCAGGCCCAGCTTAAG CTGCAAGAGGAGAAGATAGCCGCCATCGAGGAGAAGTTGGAGTTGTCCACGCAGAAGTTAGCGCAGATGTCCTCCTTGCCAGAGATGGAGGAACAGCTCAAGGCCAGGATGGAGGCTCTCAACCAG TGTGCGTTGGGCGCGCAGGCGCAGGAGCGACACGGGTCGGCCGAGGACCGCATCCAGCGGCTGGAGGCCAGCGTCGACGACAAGAACGCCGAGCTCATGCGCCTCAACCAGCGCCTGCGCATGAACGAGGAACACAACACCAGGCTCTCCGCCACCGTCGACAAGCTGCTCTCCGAGTCCAACGACAG GTTACAAGTTCACCTCAAGGAGCGCATGCACGCGCTGGACGAGAAGAACGCGCTCACGCAGGAGTTGGAGAAGACGCGCAAGTACGCGGACGAACTGCTGGCTGAGAAGCAGGAGATACTCAAGGAACTCGCCAAGTGGCGTATGGAGACTGAACAG TTGAAGCGTCAGATGCTGGAGCAGGAGATCGCGTTCAACATCCAGCAGACGGACGCCCTGACGCGCTCGCTGTCGCCCGCCGcgcagccgcagccgccgccCGGACTCTTCCAGCCCAAG CTGGATGGTTCTTGGGAGAAGCTGCAGCAAGCTCACGTGCTGGCTAATGTACAGCAACCCTTCGACGTGTCCAGCGACGCTGAG AACGAAGAGTCAGATGGTGGCGTTGAAGGTGGTCACACGGACGCGGCTGCCCTGGCGCTGATGCTGCAGGAGCAGCTGGATGCCATCAACACCGAGATCCGCCTCATCCAGGAAGAGAAGCAGACCACCGAGGCCCGCGCCGAGGAGCTCGAGTCCAGG GATGTATATAAGCGGGTGTGGTGTGGGCAGGTGGGCAGCTACGAGCACATGAACGTGGTGTCGCGGCGCGGGGACTCGCCGCCGCTGGCCGCGTCGCCGTCGCGCGCGCTGCCGCCCCACCAGCCCCACCAGCCCCACCAGCCCCACCTGCTGCCCCACGCGCAGCACCACCTCGCCGCGCACCACAAGTACCACACC CTGCAGCTGTGCGAGGAGGGCGGCGGCGTGGTGTCGGGCGGCGAGGGCGCGGAGTCCCCGCTGACGGCGCGCTCGCTGCGCCTGGAGCGGGCCGCGCGCGCCATACACGCCGAGCGGGACCGGCTGCGCACGCACTACCAGCCGCCGTATGACGC caATATCTCATCGAGTTCGAGCCAAGAGTCGCTGGGTGGCATGGCGTCGTCACTGGGCGGGGGCATGGCCAGCACGTGGGGCGGGCAGGGGGGCGGGGCCCGCGCGGGCGCCGCCTCTGCCGCGTCCATCGCCTCCATGCACCAGCAGAAGAAGAGGGGCATCAAGAGTTCACTCGGAAGGTTCTTCAGCAAGAAAGAGAAGGCGGGGATGCCG CTGCAGCAGGGCCAGAGCCCGCGCTCCCTGTCGTCGGTGTCCTCGCTGGGGCTGTCCTCGCTGGCGGACGACTCCGCCATCAGCGACGCCATGACGCCTCACGCGCCCATGTCGCACGCGCCCATGCAGCATCAAGACTACGCTAGGACTAAGAGCAA AGACCGCGACTACCGCCACGAGCTGCTGGGCGAGGCGATGCGCGCGGGCACCCCGTTCGCGCTGTGGAACGGGCCCACCGTGGTGGCGTGGCTGGAGCTGTGGGTGGGCATGCCGGCCTGGTACGTGGCCGCCTGCCGCGCCAACGTCAAGTCCGGCGCCATCATGTCCGCGCTCTCCGACCAGGAGATCCAGCGGGAGATCG GTATCAGCAACCCGCTGCACCGGCTGAAGCTGCGGCTGGCCATCCAGGAGATGGTGTCGCTGACGTCACCGTCGGCGCCGCGCGGGACCGCCTGCGCCGCGCTCGCCTTCGGGGACATGAACCACGAGTGGATCGGGAACGTCTGGCTACCCTCGCTAG GCTTGCCGCAGTACCGCACGACGTTCATGGAGTGTCTGGTGGACGCGCGCATGCTGGAGCACCTCACCAAGCGCGACCTGCGGACACAGCTCAAGATGCTGGACAGCTTCCACAG GACGTCGCTGCACTTCGGCGTGGCGTGCCTGAAGCGCGTGGGCTACAGCGTGCGCGCGCTGGAGGAGCGGCGCCGCGCGGCCGAGCACTGCGCGCGCGACGTGCTCGTGTGGACCAACGAGCGTCTGCAGCGGTGGCTGGCCGCCATCAACCTCAAG GAGTACGCGAACAACCTGTCGGAGAGCGGCGTGCACGGCGCGCTGATCGCGCTCGACGACAACTTCGACGCCAACAGCATGGCGCTGGCGCTGCAGATACCCACGCAGAACACGCAG GCGCGGCAGATCCTGGAGCTGGAGTTCAGCTCTCTGCTGGCGAGTGGCACGGAGCGCAGCGCCCGCCTGCCGCACGACCACGCGGCCTCCTGA